In Citrus sinensis cultivar Valencia sweet orange chromosome 2, DVS_A1.0, whole genome shotgun sequence, a single genomic region encodes these proteins:
- the LOC102623794 gene encoding receptor-like protein 7: MGKKFIRNDLLQVKRHLKTAFYEVNVLLATTTYSLAVLKLIEHEQNTCIQKVVKGPLLHMVLTCVSGKPLRWFISCDAQLETGLEVISMKLLSLFPRGCILIDSNPRSFGKCSLKLLLSAYQNLQLSWNDGTDCCSWDGVTCDMVTGQVIGLDLSCSWLHGSIPSNSSLFLLPYLETLNLGSNDFNSSLISSGFGRLISLTHLNLSNSYFSGQIPSEISQLSKMLSLDLSKNDEVRIESPVWKGLIENLTKLKELVLSEVDMSTIVLDYSLTNLSSSLSYLHLTGCNLIGPIPASLANLPQLTSLSLSYNHFSGHIPSFLSHLKQLYYLNLEQNNLVGGIPDSFVNLTQLSFLDLSWNQLTGRLPSCLKGLRNLVTLRLSGNSLNGTIPSWLFTVLPYLEVIHLRDNRFTGSIPSTIFELVNLTSIRLSSNNLSGHIELCMFARLKNLQYLYLSQNRLSVNTTLNANSTFPKLLQLGLSACNISEFPEFLRSQDRLEWLQLSENKIYGRIPNWFWDIGKDTLYNLNLSDNFLTDVEQVPLKNLRFLDLRSNLLQGSVMVLPPRLIFFSISNNKLTGEIPCSFCTAAPIEFIDLSNNSLSGPIPECLVDSITLIWLDLHLNSFNGSIPQISANGSGLVNLILNDNQFEGPLPQSLANCSRLQVLNVANNRIDDTFPHWLAQLPELLVLILRSNKFYGLIGNTDARVIFPKLRILDLSRNEFTGVLPTRYFQNLKAMMRGSNTSTVQVQYMHRFGRYYSAFFTLKGIDVEMNILSIFLVIDFSSNRFEGQIPEVVGKLNLLKMLNFSHNHLTGRIPSSLRNLTVLESLDLSSNRLVGQIPTQLTSLNFLSKLNLSHNQLEGPIPQGPQFNTFQSDSYIGNLGLCGFPLSDKCSNIDDAQEPAPRDTWSWFDWKVAMMGYASGLVIGFSIGYMAFATGRPRWLVRMVERKRIRRQSTRIFLS, encoded by the exons ATGGGGAAGAAGTTTATCAGGAATGATTTGCTTCAAG TAAAACGACACTTAAAGACTGCGTTTTATGAAGTAAATGTTTTGCTTGCTACAACGACATACAGTCTTGCCGTTTTGAAGTTAATAGAACACGAGCAGAACACGTGCATACAAAAGGTTGTTAAAGGGCCGTTATTGCACATGGTCCTCACGTGCGTTTCTGGGAAGCCTCTGAGGTGGTTTATAAGCTGTGATGCTCAGCTGGAAACAGG TCTTGAAGTCATATCAATGAAGCTGTTAAGTTTGTTCCCCCGTGGAT GCATCTTGATTGATTCTAATCCAAGATCCTTTGGGAAGTGTTCTTTAAAGCTTCTGTTGTCAGCTTATCAGAATCTTCAGTTATCTTGGAATGATGGCACGGATTGCTGCTCATGGGATGGTGTAACTTGTGATATGGTGACGGGTCAAGTGATTGGCCTGGACCTAAGCTGCAGTTGGCTTCATGGCAGCATCCCTTCAAACAGTAGcctctttcttcttccttaTCTAGAAACACTGAATCTCGGTTCCAATGATTTCAATTCCTCTCTCATTTCTTCGGGTTTTGGTCGACTCATTAGTTTGACACATCTGAATCTGTCAAATTCTTACTTTAGTGGTCAAATTCCATCTGAAATTTCTCAATTGTCTAAAATGCTTTCACTTGACCTCTCCAAAAATGATGAAGTGAGGATTGAATCGCCTGTTTGGAAAGGGCTCATTGAAAATCTAACGAAGTTGAAGGAACTTGTTCTTTCTGAGGTAGACATGTCTACCATCGTACTTGATTATTCCTTGACgaatctttcttcttctttgtcaTATTTGCATCTCACCGGCTGCAATTTAATTGGGCCAATTCCTGCATCACTTGCTAACCTTCCACAGCTCACCAGTTTGAGCCTCTCGTATAACCATTTTAGTGGTCATATCCCATCATTTCTTTCACATCTCAAGCAGctatattatttaaatcttgAACAAAACAATTTAGTTGGTGGAATTCCAGATAGTTTTGTCAACCTAACGCAACTTTCATTTTTGGATTTATCATGGAATCAACTAACCGGTCGGCTTCCTTCTTGTTTGAAAGGGCTTCGAAATTTAGTTACTCTTCGTTTATCAGGTAACTCTCTTAATGGTACTATTCCATCTTGGCTATTTACGGTACTCCCATATTTAGAGGTAATTCATCTTAGAGATAACCGATTCACTGGCTCAATTCCTAGTACAATCTTTGAACTTGTGAATTTGACTAGCATAAGACTTTCctcaaataatttaagtgGACACATAGAGCTTTGCATGTTTGCAAGACTGAAAAATCTTCAGTACCTTTATCTTTCACAAAATCGTCTATCAGTAAACACCACATTAAATGCCAACTCCACATTTCCCAAACTTTTGCAGTTGGGTTTATCTGCTTGCAACATCAGTGAGTTCCCTGAATTCTTAAGAAGTCAGGATCGATTAGAGTGGCTACAGCTTTCGGAGAACAAAATCTATGGGAGGATTCCCAACTGGTTTTGGGATATAGGAAAAGATACTCTTTATAACCTAAATCTTTCCGACAATTTTCTCACAGACGTGGAGCAAGTTCCGTTGAAGAATCTTAGATTTCTTGATCTTCGCTCGAATTTGCTTCAAGGGTCAGTCATGGTTCTGCCTCCTCgcttgattttcttttccatttcaAACAATAAATTGACCGGGGAGATTCCTTGTTCTTTTTGTACTGCTGCTCCGATTGAGTTTATCGACTTGTCTAATAACAGCTTGAGTGGACCGATTCCAGAATGCTTAGTGGATTCCATCACGCTCATATGGTTAGATTTGCATTTGAACAGCTTCAATGGTAGTATTCCTCAAATTTCTGCAAATGGGAGTGGATTGGTCAATCTTATTCTGAATGACAATCAGTTCGAGGGACCACTACCGCAATCTTTGGCTAATTGTAGCCGTTTGCAAGTTCTAAATGTGGCAAATAACAGGATCGATGACACATTTCCACATTGGTTAGCACAACTTCCAGAATTGCTTGTTCTTATCTTGCgatctaataaattttatggtcTCATAGGGAACACTGATGCAAGAGTTATATTCCCTAAGCTGCGAATACTTGATCTCTCTCGCAACGAATTCACTGGTGTTTTGCCAACAAGAtactttcaaaatttgaaagctATGATGCGTGGGAGTAACACTAGTACAGTTCAAGTGCAGTATATGCACCGATTTGGTCGATATTATTCAGCATTTTTTACTCTGAAAGGAATCGACGTTGAAATGAACATCTTAAGCATTTTCCTGGTCATTGATTTCTCGAGCAACCGTTTTGAAGGACAAATTCCAGAAGTTGTCGGAAAGCTGAATTTACTCAAAATGCTAAACTTTTCTCACAACCACCTTACGGGGCGCATTCCATCATCATTGAGAAATTTGACGGTTCTTGAATCCTTAGACCTTTCTTCAAATAGGCTCGTTGGACAGATTCCTACGCAGCTGAcaagtttgaattttctttcaaagttGAACCTTTCCCACAACCAGCTGGAGGGACCTATACCTCAAGGGCCACAATTCAACACATTTCAGAGCGATTCCTACATTGGGAATTTGGGCTTGTGCGGTTTTCCGTTGTCAGATAAATGTAGCAATATTGATGATGCTCAAGAACCGGCGCCAAGGGATACTTGGAGCTGGTTTGATTGGAAAGTTGCAATGATGGGCTACGCATCTGGGTTGGTGATCGGCTTTTCTATTGGATACATGGCATTTGCAACAGGAAGGCCGCGATGGCTTGTGAGGATGGTTGAAAGAAAGAGGATCAGAAGGCAGAGCACCAGGATCTTCTTAAGTTGA